In Amphiura filiformis chromosome 1, Afil_fr2py, whole genome shotgun sequence, the following are encoded in one genomic region:
- the LOC140165089 gene encoding uncharacterized protein, translating to MTLTELAFTAGVVVFTLLSLSLKLTNGQPRGTFAPAPVNNVLEGDTAEFTCNVTGRNSEELFWQSYNINTSSGWTKNAQFTGDLFSNSLNQGKYYTSYAFEGATEMLNLRIVNVIINDGLDRFRCVFNNGDQFIIIGTTSKLTVWTKPKIQPTCGILGFIPTVITGNMEYDNIKLTCDLNDGDPLPVLTWYEVTGSEYEVLSISPDGQAQVTYIFNIGAQDHGREFICIATVADTLDKSLSCSIIPYNPMPVITITPDTLVITNKSASSIICINTGAWTNDTTYLWYIDDTLIGNDSDGMHIIQSIMNSTLVIEDSSSLSNNIKITCEGVIPDVPNASANASILVTIEFHDSVSLPNTIIIAAAAAGGSIVIIVIFIIIVCLVRRSRGSSKTHKENSVEASTGVDNSSVKMDVVDHNAGISTGPENGSKLPKAKYLVSVQSTSSNVAPIYATPNKGQKEEIPADAPPYALPDKTKAKTKLKHTQYEDVGLSSVYDDVSGSGENENKSPGGNKEVPNVECLTYADLEISQPAEGNGAKKGDILGKDDMTVYSEVKI from the coding sequence ATGACTTTGACAGAATTGGCGTTTACAGCAGGAGTTGTTGTCTTCACATTGCTTTCTCTATCTTTGAAGCTTACAAATGGTCAGCCGAGAGGGACTTTTGCACCTGCACCTGTAAACAATGTATTGGAAGGTGACACAGCAGAGTTTACGTGCAATGTTACTGGTAGAAATAGTGAGGAATTGTTTTGGCAAAGTTATAATATAAATACTAGCTCTGGATGGACTAAAAATGCACAATTTACAGGAGACCTTTTTTCAAATTCCTTGAATCAGGGCAAGTATTATACTTCATACGCCTTCGAAGGTGCCACAGAAATGCTTAATTTGCGTATCGTTAATGTGATTATAAACGACGGACTTGATCGATTCCGTTGCGTATTCAATAATGGTGATCAGTTTATCATCATTGGAACGACGTCAAAACTTACTGTTTGGACAAAGCCTAAGATTCAACCAACATGCGGAATCCTTGGTTTCATTCCTACTGTTATAACCGGAAACATGGAGTATGATAACATTAAGTTGACGTGTGATTTAAATGATGGGGATCCACTGCCTGTACTGACTTGGTATGAAGTAACAGGAAGTGAATACGAAGTGTTAAGTATCAGTCCTGATGGTCAGGCTCAAGTTACTTACATATTTAATATCGGTGCCCAGGATCATGGGCGTGAATTTATTTGCATCGCCACAGTTGCTGATACTTTGGACAAATCGCTATCATGTAGCATCATTCCTTATAACCCTATGCCTGTCATAACCATAACACCAGATACATTAGTAATCACAAATAAGAGTGCATCTAGTATTATATGCATCAATACTGGAGCATGGACCAATGATACTACCTATTTATGGTACATTGATGACACCTTAATAGGTAATGATAGTGATGGAATGCACATAATTCAGTCAATTATGAATTCGACACTCGTAATAGAAGATTCATCTTCTTTATCCAACAACATTAAGATAACATGTGAAGGTGTCATACCCGACGTTCCAAATGCAAGTGCAAATGCAAGTATACTTGTCACCATAGAGTTTCATGACTCTGTATCCTTACCCAACACAATCATCATCGCAGCAGCTGCAGCTGGAGGCTCTATTGTGATCATCGTGATATTCATTATCATAGTATGTCTTGTAAGACGATCACGTGGGTCCTCAAAGACTCATAAAGAAAACTCCGTGGAAGCATCCACAGGTGTTGACAATTCGTCTGTTAAGATGGATGTTGTTGACCACAATGCTGGCATAAGTACTGGTCCTGAAAATGGTTCCAAGTTGCCAAAGGCAAAATATCTGGTTTCTGTACAATCGACATCTTCGAATGTTGCCCCAATCTACGCTACTCCAAACAAAGGGCAAAAAGAGGAAATACCCGCTGATGCTCCGCCATATGCTCTTCCCGATAAAACAAAGGCAAAAACAAAACTGAAACATACCCAGTATGAAGATGTAGGTTTATCATCAGTTTATGATGACGTTAGTGGTTCAGGTGAAAATGAGAATAAAAGTCCAGGAGGGAACAAAGAGGTGCCCAATGTTGAATGTTTGACTTATGCCGATCTGGAAATTTCTCAACCAGCTGAAGGAAACGGAGCTAAAAAGGGTGATATCCTGGGAAAAGACGACATGACAGTTTACTCTGAAGTCAAAAtataa